Below is a window of Synechococcus sp. PCC 7335 DNA.
TTACAGGCTTTGTTTGAGGGATCTGTTTGAGGTTGGTAGTGAGAGTTCGCAGCGGAATATTCACAGCCCCTTCAATATGACCAGCTGCGAACTCGTTAGGCTCTCGAACATCTACTAACATAGCCGTACCGTTCTCAACGCTTTTCTTGACTCGGTCTATTCGTTTGATCGTGTAATAGTCGTTAGGGAGCGAAACGAGAAAAGTTTCTACTTCGGCGAAGTCTGAGCTGTTGGTAGGGGTTGTTGCTAACTGACTAAGTAATTGAGCGGAGGCAGTGTTTGCTTCGAGGGGAGCTGCCTTTGCCAAAGGAGTCGGTATGACACCTAACCACAGAGTGAAGCAAAGTAAGGCAGCAGCAAAAAATGCAATAGGTCTTTTCACTGGCATGAGTAATCCTCCGATAGGTCTATTGAGAAGTTGATCGCATCTAGGACCGCGTACTTCCTGGACTAGATTTTAAAGCGGTTAGCTAGGCGGAGGCTTAATAGTCCAACGATAAAATTCGCCCCTGCGTAAATTCAAAAAAAGCTTCTTTCTCAGCTAAGCGAACCCCCGGAAGTAGAGACTCTGGCGTAAGATCGGCAGCCTTTAGGCACATTGGACAAATGCAGATACTCACGCCTTTCTCGATCAATCTGGTCAGCAGCGTTTGGCTAGATTCAAACGACTTGAGTTCAATTGACTCTGCATCTTTTAACGGGACTTCGACCCCTTTAATATCAAAAAAGAGCAGGACATCTTTATTCTCGGACATCTTTTCAGCCAGTGTGAGGGCCATCAAAACGCGCTGAGCAGATTCAGCACCTCGGCTAACGTGAATGAATACACCGTCTTTAGGTTTCGTAGTCATGGAAGAGTCTCCAGTAGAAGATAGCGATTTCTGTGGTGCTACCTAGTGAACAATTAATGAACAAGCTGTGATGCCGTAGTTGCCATAGGCGCATTGATAGTGGTATCTGGAGCTTTAGTCGCGATGCCAACAATATG
It encodes the following:
- a CDS encoding rhodanese-like domain-containing protein, producing MPVKRPIAFFAAALLCFTLWLGVIPTPLAKAAPLEANTASAQLLSQLATTPTNSSDFAEVETFLVSLPNDYYTIKRIDRVKKSVENGTAMLVDVREPNEFAAGHIEGAVNIPLRTLTTNLKQIPQTKPVILYCSSGYRTGISVMTLRLLGYDNVRGFPPSIQGWKEAGEQLVTSK
- a CDS encoding DsrE family protein translates to MTTKPKDGVFIHVSRGAESAQRVLMALTLAEKMSENKDVLLFFDIKGVEVPLKDAESIELKSFESSQTLLTRLIEKGVSICICPMCLKAADLTPESLLPGVRLAEKEAFFEFTQGRILSLDY